The Saccharolobus shibatae B12 genomic interval CTTTATATGAGCCTCATATGCTTTTGGAACGTCGTTCCTTAATCTTCTTACCGCTAAGGGATCTCTAACAACGATTTTAGTCAATCTAAATTTATTCCAAGTATATGGATCTATCTTTGTCACAGTCTCTATATGATCAAATGATGGATCTCTAACTATTTTGGGTACTTTACCTACTTTATCTGGTTCAAGATCTACTAGAAAGTATGGTTTATGCCCAGTATTATCATATAAGGCATAGATCTTTTGAGTTTCTTTATCGAATAATTTACATACAGCCTTACCTTTCTTACCATCATAATCTACTTGCAATAGGAAATATATCTTATTCTCCTGAGCCTCTTTAAGCCATTCCCTTCTAGTTATTCTTTTTTCCTCAACGGGAGGGCTAGGTTGCGATTGTTGAGTATTTTGTTCACTCTTGGCGGGTTTAGATGAAGGAATATCAAATAAGGTAAGTTGCTTAGTCATTTTCTAACATATATAATTTTCTGAGAAATACGCTATAAGTTTTAATGCGAAAGGCCGATTAAAGTTTAATCATACCTTTAGATAATTTTAATCGTTTCTAATTCATAATCACTCAGTGATCCGCATTGCGGTGAGAGGATGAAAGCAATCAAATGGGAGGGCCGTGGCGTTATTCTCGACAGAGCCCCAAAGGTGAAGCTAGTTATCCCTCACAAGGGGCTAACTCCAGATCACAGAATTAGAAATATTGAGAACTAATTGGAAACACCGTGAGTAGGGAAACGTTAAATATTCATTTCATGAAGAATGTGAGTCTTAAGAGTTCCAAATGTTATGAGGTTACGTCGCGTTCATCTCATTATTTCTTAAGAGATGCATCTTAGATCTTAGTAAACATTATTAATATGCATGAGAAAGGAAACACCAGATACAGCGCAATACTTTGAGGACCCGTAGCTCAGCCAGGACGGAGCGCCGGCCTGCGGAGCCGGAGGTCCCGGGTTCAAATCCCGGCGGGTCCGCACAAGTCATTTTCTGAGGATTTTTTCAATAATTTCCTCTTCGATCTTCTTTATTTCCTCTTCGTCTTTATTTCTATATGCTTCCAGAAGCTCTTTATTCAATTCTATGAAAGTATGACCCCACTTTACTATGTTGGAGAACTTTATAGCCTCATCCACCTCATCAAGAATATATAATGTAGCCATCAACGCCTCGAGGGATGAGAGTTTGTAGGCTATACCATAGTGTACTGGATTTCCGGCGAACAGAATTGGTAATTTCCTATGCTCTCCTCTTACATTTTTAAATTCGTTTTGTGACGTATTATTCCATGAGGTATCGATAATCGTTATACCACTCTTTATTAAGATATCTTTGTCATTTATGGATAATGTTCTTTCAGAAAAGGGATCAAGAATTATACCCTTACCTACCCTCGTAAGTTCAGCAAGTTTAAGTTTGACTAACTTCTTACCTGTACATTTCTTTGGATCATCTTTATGATAATCTATAACGTATACCTTCATTGGTTCCCTAGTGAGTTTTTGTTTTCTAACATTAATAAATATAATGAACTTTCGAATCTGATTCTACATCTAAAATTCTATATAAGAAAATTTTTGTTAACGATCCCTCATACTAGAATGATATTTTGAGAAAAACATTACAATTAAGCTGAAAAAGTCTATGAAGCTTTTATTTGTTGTGAATCTTGTTGCTTCTTAGCTATAAGTTCTTGCCTTAGTCTTAATAATCTTTTTAATGCATCCGATTTTATTTTTCTCCAATCCTCGTTTACACTAACTTTTAATCGTGCTAATACTATTACGTGATCCTTATCGCTTTGCTCATTTATATACGGTCCTTCTATCACGTTAAAGACTTTCAATTCCTCTTTAACTAGATTTTCTAAGTTACTGATATCTACAAAAGCTAACGGAAACTCTACCCTCACATTAATAACTTGTTCTTCAGAGTATTTCGAAGTGTAATCTAAAACCGCTGAGTTCAGTAATACAATATTTGGTACTCTTAATTCCCGTAAATTCTCTAAAAGAATTCTAGAATAAAATAAATCTATCTCTACTACTGTACCTTTATATCCTTGCTCTATAAAGTCTGTTGAAAAATACTTATAGGCAGGGAATTGTGCAGGATAGAATGGTACTTGTGTGGAAACAATCCTTATCCTATCCCCAACGGTAATGTACCCAGTTAGCATTATTAGTAAACCAGCAAAAAAGTTGCTCAAGACTGGTTGTAGAGCAAGACCTACAATTAGACCAGCAAAAGTGCTTCCGGCAATCAGTGTAGAAGAACTAACTCCTAAGGGCAATAGTATTAATAGTAGAACAAGCACATACCCGAAGTACTTTACACTGTTTGCTATTACATTAGCCCTTATGCCGAGTCTCTTTTGCGAATAAACCCTTATGGCTTCTGCTATGGACGAGACTATCCATAAGCCTATAAATATGTATAAGACTATCCTAAGATAGAGAATTACTGAACTGATTGTCGATTGGTTAGTTATTCCAAGTCCTTGTAAAATGTATGGAACTATAAAGTTTAATACAACTACTAAAAAGGACAAAAATATTAGTATTGCAAAACGTAAACTTAATCGCATCTCTATTTACTACTTCCACCTAGATTTAAATGTATGCACACTGGAAAGTTATAACGTTATTCAACGAGATTTTTGCGCATAAAGCTCGGTAACTGCTAATTGTTAAGGATTTAAACTTCAACAGCATAATGTTATTAGAGGCTCAAAAATTGATCTTTGACATATTTAGGAAAGACAAAAGTGAGGAGCTTAAGGAGCCATTTTACGCTGATGAGTACGGAGAATGGCTAGTCGTCTCTCATAATAAACCATTAGTATATATTTCGAATATTTTACAGAAATCAATCAAGAAAGCCGGATTAAAGAACCATGATTTATACGTGATCCAATATACTGAAGATGAAAAAATAAGAAATTTAGCCAGTATGAAGGGCATGATTTGTAGCAATGGTAATGTGAAAGAGCTTGATTTGGCTAATGCAATAAAAAATTCCTTGAGCGATAATCTTACAGTTGGCGAAATGAAGATATTTAAATTGAAGATTTGTGGCATTCTCTTTATATTCTTCTATATAGACGTTATAGTTAGAAATCTGAAAGAAACGCGAGGTAGTGTAAAACTCCTCTTTCCACCAATGGGTGTAAACTTATATGAGATACCCTATACTCTCCAATCACTAATAAAGAACGTAATAGAAAAAACCCTTGGGATTAATTGTAGTGTTTCGGAAATAGATACTGGTGATGGGACCAGACTTAAGGCAATAGCTGAGTGTAGGATACAACAAACCTTAGAGTCAGTTGAACCATTAAGGAAAGCATTAGAGTATTTTAGCCATTCTGAGCCTAAGATTTCCTTAAATAGGACGAGTGTCAAGCAAATTGAGTTGCAGATCTTCATAAATCAGTTAAAGAGTAAGACATTAATACCTCTAATTTGGGATCGTTTTATTATCGATTCTCTGCGTTGCTAAAAGTTATTACCCTAAAATTCAGTATATAAGTGGGGATCTTTCTGATCAAAGTGGGAGATCTAACTATACCCACAATGGACGATATAGATATAAGATCTAAGAAAGTTCTATTACGTATTGATATAAATTCGCCTGTCGATGAAAACGGCAAAATAATTGATGATTCTAGAATAAAGGCACATATTGGGACTATAAAGGAACTAGTAGATAAGGGTAACTCTGTCGTGCTAATTTCACATCAAGGTAGGCCTGGGGATAAGGATTTTATAAGTCTGGAGGAGCATGCTAAATTAATCTCAAAGTATTTAGATCGAGAAGTAGTTTTCGTAGAAGACGTAATAGGTCCATATGCTAGAGAAATGATCAAAAAACTAGAAAATAATGGAATTCTGCTTTTAGATAATATAAGACTAATCTCAGAGGAGTTAATAGAGGCTCCGCCACAACAACATGTAAAAACCTTTTTAGTAAGGAAATTAGCCCCACTTTTTGACGTTTATGTCAATGACGCATTTGCTACTTCACATAGAAGTCAGCCGAGTATTGTAGGCTTTCCTCTAGCTTTACCATCAGCTGCGGGAAGAGTAATGGAAAGGGAAGTTTCAGCTTTAGCTAGAATTTTTAATGCTGAAGATACACCAAAAATATTTACATTAGGTGGTGGGAAGGTTCACGACACTATTAGAATAATTGAAAATCTAGTGAGAAAAAGGATAGCAGATAGAATACTTACTGGTGGTCTCGTTGCAGAACTATTTTCTGTTGCTAAGGGAATAAATCTAAATCCAAAGAATATGGAAATTTTGGAAAAATTAGGTATTTTGAGCTTAATTCCTAGAGCTAGAAAACTACTTCTAAGCGGAGCTCCCATCGAAATACCAGTTGACTACAAGGTAGAAATAAACGGAAATGTAATGGAGGAACCAGCTAGCAAGGTTACTGGTGTGATAAAGGATATCGGATCTACTACTGCGGAAATATACTCATCATTTATAAAAGATGCTAAAGTAGTAGTTTTAAGGGGACCAATGGGAGTAATCGAGGATGAAAGATTTAAGAGTGGAAGTAAAAGCGTCTTGAAGGCGTCATTAGAGGGTCAAGGTTATGTTATAATAGGAGGTGGACATATG includes:
- a CDS encoding DUF367 family protein, encoding MKVYVIDYHKDDPKKCTGKKLVKLKLAELTRVGKGIILDPFSERTLSINDKDILIKSGITIIDTSWNNTSQNEFKNVRGEHRKLPILFAGNPVHYGIAYKLSSLEALMATLYILDEVDEAIKFSNIVKWGHTFIELNKELLEAYRNKDEEEIKKIEEEIIEKILRK
- a CDS encoding mechanosensitive ion channel family protein produces the protein MRLSLRFAILIFLSFLVVVLNFIVPYILQGLGITNQSTISSVILYLRIVLYIFIGLWIVSSIAEAIRVYSQKRLGIRANVIANSVKYFGYVLVLLLILLPLGVSSSTLIAGSTFAGLIVGLALQPVLSNFFAGLLIMLTGYITVGDRIRIVSTQVPFYPAQFPAYKYFSTDFIEQGYKGTVVEIDLFYSRILLENLRELRVPNIVLLNSAVLDYTSKYSEEQVINVRVEFPLAFVDISNLENLVKEELKVFNVIEGPYINEQSDKDHVIVLARLKVSVNEDWRKIKSDALKRLLRLRQELIAKKQQDSQQIKAS
- a CDS encoding phosphoglycerate kinase is translated as MIKVGDLTIPTMDDIDIRSKKVLLRIDINSPVDENGKIIDDSRIKAHIGTIKELVDKGNSVVLISHQGRPGDKDFISLEEHAKLISKYLDREVVFVEDVIGPYAREMIKKLENNGILLLDNIRLISEELIEAPPQQHVKTFLVRKLAPLFDVYVNDAFATSHRSQPSIVGFPLALPSAAGRVMEREVSALARIFNAEDTPKIFTLGGGKVHDTIRIIENLVRKRIADRILTGGLVAELFSVAKGINLNPKNMEILEKLGILSLIPRARKLLLSGAPIEIPVDYKVEINGNVMEEPASKVTGVIKDIGSTTAEIYSSFIKDAKVVVLRGPMGVIEDERFKSGSKSVLKASLEGQGYVIIGGGHMISALDKDMKIDSSKVHISTGGGALLLFLSGERLPALEALSMSVVNSSD